From a region of the Zingiber officinale cultivar Zhangliang chromosome 4B, Zo_v1.1, whole genome shotgun sequence genome:
- the LOC121975348 gene encoding transcription factor SCREAM2-like: MNGVVWADEAGVEEDAESWTRASASGGVMGDGKDELGLPSFKTMLDDEWYFGATTAASASNLVPAAAAGHHHPFDAFQQHPELKDVSFPSKLKPHETLLLPPVDDLDQNMPPFFTPKSGFSSLFGAVCSSPFDTGLDLGCDAPGFHSAPHVSASSVMMNRAGVGGGGGGEGEAIMGFAGVGPGNQLDCADLSSAAEFSGGRLLPTSEQCSGSISTAAFSPMGFDCFENSPFLNGSKVLRPLEIFPSMGAPPTLFQKRAATAAAVRQNSGVGGENGAFWGPWIPEGVGQGDRGKFTLEEEIEKISKGDEEYEMDDGSMDASGLNYDTDDGAAEDAKGDETTKDGGIGSSSIAHSTVTGGGDRKGKKKGLPAKNLMAERRRRKKLNDRLYMLRSVVPKISKMDRASILGDAIEYLKELLQRINDLHTELESTPSSSSIPGTSGASFHPLTPTLPALPRRVKEELCPSSLPSPTNQPARVEVRLREGRAVNIHMFCARQPGLLLSTMRALDGLGLEIQQAVISCFNGFALDVFRAEQCKDPSILPEDIKAVLLHSAGFDSTML; this comes from the exons ATGAACGGCGTCGTGTGGGCGGATGAGGCCGGCGTCGAAGAGGACGCCGAGTCGTGGACGAGAGCAAGCGCCTCCGGCGGAGTAATGGGGGATGGCAAGGACGAGCTCGGCCTCCCGAGCTTCAAGACCATGCTCGACGATGAATGGTACTTTGGCGCCACCACCGCGGCATCCGCCTCCAACCTGGTGCCTGCCGCGGCCGCCGGTCACCACCACCCCTTCGACGCCTTCCAGCAGCATCCGGAGCTCAAAGACGTGAGCTTTCCCTCGAAACTTAAGCCGCATGAGACCTTGCTGCTCCCACCCGTCGATGACCTAGATCAAAACATGCCGCCTTTTTTCACTCCGAAATCTGGCTTTTCCTCTCTTTTTGGTGCGGTTTGTTCGAGCCCATTCGACACCGGGCTTGATCTTGGGTGCGACGCTCCGGGGTTTCATTCGGCTCCCCACGTCTCCGCTTCTTCTGTCATGATGAATAGAGCCGGtgttggcggcggcggcggcggtgaaGGGGAAGCAATCATGGGTTTCGCTGGAGTCGGACCGGGCAACCAACTTGACTGTGCTGATCTGAGCTCAGCGGCCGAGTTCTCCGGTGGCCGTCTGCTTCCAACGTCCGAGCAATGTTCCGGTTCCATCTCCACTGCTGCCTTCAGTCCCATGGGCTTCGACTGTTTTGAAAATTCTCCATTTCTCAATGGGTCCAAAGTTTTGAGGCCATTGGAGATCTTCCCTTCGATGGGAGCGCCGCCGACTCTGTTTCAGAAGCGGGCCGCCACCGCCGCTGCTGTCCGGCAGAATTCGGGCGTGGGTGGCGAAAATGGTGCCTTTTGGGGGCCGTGGATCCCGGAAGGAGTGGGGCAGGGCGACCGGGGGAAATTCACTTTGGAAGAAGAGATCGAGAAGATTAGCAAAGGGGATGAGGAGTACGAGATGGACGATGGAAGCATGGATGCGTCGGGGTTGAACTATGACACGGATGACGGTGCAGCAGAGGACGCCAAAGGCGATGAGACAACAAAGGATGGCGGCATAGGGAGCAGCTCGATTGCCCACAGCACGGTGACTGGTGGTGGAGACcggaaggggaagaagaagggccTCCCTGCCAAGAACTTAATGGCGGaaaggagaaggagaaagaagctcAACGACCGGCTTTACATGCTAAGATCTGTGGTTCCCAAGATCAGCAAG ATGGACAGAGCTTCGATACTTGGTGATGCAATTGAGTACTTAAAAGAGCTTTTGCAAAGGATCAACGATCTTCATACTGAACTAGAGTCTACTCCTTCAAGTTCTTCAATTCCTGGTACTAGTGGTGCAAGCTTTCACCCTTTGACTCCAACACTGCCCGCTCTACCGCGTCGTGTGAAGGAGGAGCTTTGCCCAAGCTCTTTACCAAGCCCAACTAATCAACCAGCAAGG GTAGAGGTTAGGCTACGAGAAGGCCGAGCAGTGAACATCCATATGTTCTGTGCCCGTCAACCTGGCCTATTGCTTTCGACCATGAGGGCGCTCGATGGTCTAGGGCTTGAAATCCAACAAGCTGTCATAAGCTGTTTCAATGGATTTGCCTTGGATGTTTTCCGAGCCGAG CAATGCAAAGACCCTAGTATTCTGCCAGAAGATATCAAAGCAGTGCTCTTGCATTCTGCAGGGTTTGACAGCACAATGTTGTGA